The genomic segment GGATAAAGATCGATCGGAAGACCTTTGAGCGAAATCATTCCCAGCGTCAGCATGAGAATAACGATAGACATAATAAAAACGGGATGACGGACGGATAATAAAGCTGGTGACATGGGTGCGCAAATTATCAGCTTCAAAAAAAAACAACAACTAAAGAGAAGTTCGAAGCCCGAAGGATTGGGACAGCCCGCTAACGGTCTTCGAACGTCACGTACACCATTGTTTGGTTTAAAAGCATATAGGCGATCTCACCAAAAGTCATTGGTCCCACGATATTCGCGGTTTTCTTTCCTTTTAAATTTGCATAAAGAAAATTCAAAATGCAATTGCAGGCAAAAGTCGGCCGCTTCAAACCCGAATCTCTGGTCACCTTTTCGAATTCCGCCTCGTAATTCTCTACAGGCGTAGCAAATTTATACTCCACATCCGAAAACACCGGGGCGTAAAGCTGCACAGATTTCGAGTTCTCATTCAACGCCATCACACTGACATTGATCATGGCGCCTGAATAGTTGGCGACCAAAGGCAACTGCGTATCGATCTTTTTCTCTTGAATGTACTCGCAGAAATTTCTTTCCTGACCGTTAACCGTGCACTCAGTGACCTCAAAAGCTGTCGACTTAAAGCGAATCACGTCGCCCTGTCCCTGCTTAAAAAGATTCAGAATATTTACTTTTCCATATTTGTCTTTACTAAGACCCGCGTGCAAAACCACGGCGCGATCCGTGTGGACCTCTCCTGAAACTCCATTATAGACTTTGGGTTTCTTGACCGAATCTTCTTCAAGATGAAAGCCGCTGACCCAGCCCAGTAACGGGCTGTCAAAGAGTCCGGGAAAACTCGCACATTCTTGGGCAAAGCGCTTATGAACGCCGGAAAACGCAGGAATGATAATGAAGGAAACGCCATTTTCATCATAGTCCTTAGGAAGTTTATAAAGCTCTTCCGAAGAATAACTTAAAGTCCTACAACTGATGACGAATTCTGGAAGCTGGACAACTTGAATGAACTCATTGGTGTCGATACCACCGGACTCTGACATGAAGTATGGAATGGTGCCGCCAATCCAAGAGCCTTGGGGAAGCCGATTGAGCAATGATTCATGGCCCGCAAGAAGCAGGTTCCGTCCCTCACGAATCATGTTAGCAACTTCTTCAACATTAAAAAGCGTTTTCAAGTTAACTTCCTCGTCCAAAGATACATTTGATGTCTTCAGAAACAGCGTGTTCGTTCTTTTTAAAAAACTCGTATGCAATTGTGACAGCCTCTCCCATTTTTTCGGATGATGGATTGCCTCCCACCAAGTGCCTGACACGGGTGATGATCATTTTGCTGGCCAGAGCCTGCAACGGCAGTTCATCCTGATTAACAACCAGACTCATCCAGCGGGGATCATCTTTAGGTGGAAGCATTTCGGTTCACTTTCAAAAGGTAAAAAATCCTACGCACTCTTTATCGGCTGACAAAGTACCAAGATATATAGAATAGACTCGCAACAAGATTACATCTTCACGGGGAACTTAGAACGAGTTTAGATCTTCGCGGAACTGCCGAAAAGCTGCGCAGAGGTGTTTAGCAGATGAAAGAATCCCTTTCAAATGTGAACCCAGTGAAATTGCTTGAGTCCCATCTTCGTCGTTTTCATCCCACCGCTTTTATCACTGTTGTCGCAGTTATTATTTCCCTTCTTCTGATTAGAAGTCTGTTCCAAAAAGAATCGGCGATCGATCACTATTTCGATGTCGCCTGCCTGCTAGTCAGCTTAAGTTCGTTCGTCGCGGTAGTACTCTGTTTTTTGTACTTAGAGGCGCAACGTCAGGCTAACGAAGCGATTGCCTTGTTGGAAGCCAAATCTTTGGAGGCGCAAGAACAAAAAAACATCGCCTTACAGTCCTCTAAGATGTCAGCTTTAGGTGAAATGGTGGCGGGAATGGCCCACGAAATCAACACTCCACTGGCCGCAATAAAAATGTTCTTATCTGAAGCGCTCTACGAAATTGAAAACAATAAAACCGGCGACACCACCGTCGTGGTTAATTTTCTTCATAAATCCGATGCCACGATTGACCGTGTTTCCAAAATTATAAAAGGACTCAGAACGTTTTCCCGATCTGGTGATGCTGATCCTTTTCAAAATTACTCGGTTCAGGAAGCTATTGAAGACGCGATGATTTTGTGTGGCGACCGTTTCAACTCAGAAGGCGTCGAGCTGCGATGGGAGATTCCCGCTGAAACCATTCCCATCGAGTGTCGCCCCGTCGAAATAACCCAAGTGCTTCTAAATCTGATGGGAAATGCATTAGATGCTGTCGGAAAATTAGAGGAAAAATGGATCGAACTGAATGTTTCGCAAACGCCTGACTTCGTACAAATGCGAGTGACTGATTCCGGTCCCGGCATTGATCCACTGATCTTAGAAAAAATATTTCAACCATTCTTCACGACAAAAGATGTCGGCAAAGGCACGGGGATAGGTTTGAGTGTTTCCATGGGAATCGCCAGAAGCCATAACGGCCGCCTGTTTATCGATCCGGGGCACGTGAATACTAGCTTTGTAATTGAAATTCCTAAACGACAAGGTCTTCAGATCGAGGATCTTTCTTTAGAAGGTATTATATGATGAAGAGAATCCTATTAGTAGAAGACGATGAATTCTTTCGCTCCGCCGTAAAAGACTTCCTGAGTAAAACCTATGAAGTGCATGAGGCTGAAAATGGTCTGCACGCTCAAAATCTTTTGAACGACAGTCTTGAACCGGATGCGATTCTTACAGATATAAAAATGCCGAAAATGACAGGTATTCAGCTCTTAGAGTGGGTTCGTGAACATAAGCCAAAAATCCCTGTGGTTTTGATGACGGGTTTTTCCGAGATTTTAGAGACTAAGCGGGCCCACGATCTGGGAGCGAAGGATTTTATCCCGAAACCTTTTAAATCGGCTGAGCTTTTGACGAAGATGAATAACATTCTTGCAGGCGTTTCACCATGGAAGATTGACGACGGCAAGGATGAAGATTTTTGCTCTCTTCCCGTTGAAGACTTTCTGACGGAAAGAAACACGCAGTTTGGCATCTTTGTGAGGGTGGCGGCAAACAAATACATTAAGATCGCCCACCACGGTGGAAAAATAGCCGAAGACAAGATGCGCGTCTTTAAAGAAAAAGGCGTTCATTTTCTTTATGTAAAACAAGCCGACTTTTCTAGCATCGTGGGTTTCACGGTGAATATCTCTAAAGTGGTAAACGCCAGTGAAAAAGTCGATGAATCCAAGAAGCTTCGATTCGTAAAATACACAGGCGGTCTGATCGTACAACAAGCCTTTGTTCAAGGGACAGACAAGGCCTTATTTAACAACGCCAAAGATTTCTTATCTTCGAGTGTTTCAGTTATTACCGAATCCGAAGACGCGATGACCATCCTGGATCAACTGAACGATCACAATGATTACCTCTATTCACATAGCTTAGGCGTGAGCATGTATTCGGTCATGATGGCTAAGAAAATGGGAATTAACTCTCCGCAAACTCTTTTCAAACTGGCGATGGCAGGATTATTTCATAACATCGGCTTTAAAGAACTCCCGCAGGACGTCCTGCAAAAAAGTCGTTTTAAGTTATCAAAAGAAGAGCGCATGCTGATTGAATCCCATCCTGCCCGAGGTAAGGAAATTTTAGAATCTATTAAGGGAATTCCCACCGATGTGATCCAGATGACATACGAACATCATGAAGACTTGATGGGTACGGGTTATCCTCGTCGTATCGACAAAAAGAAAATTCATCCGCTCACTCGAATCATCTCGGCAGCCGATGCCTTTTGCAGTCTGACCTTAAAGAATCCGGATAATGAAACTCCTTTGGATGGAGCTGCTGCGGTGGCGCGATTACGCGAAACCAAACAAAGTCTTTTGGATCAGGATTGCCTGAAAAGCCTGGCTTCGCTATTTTCCGCCAAACAAGTGGCTTAAATAAAAAAGCCCACGTCGTAAAACGTGGGCTTTTTGGAGAGCCGTCAAAATCAGTCTCAGATTACCAACCGAAAGAGTCTACGTCGTAGCCCCAGTTAGCAAGAGCTTTTTTGTACATGCCCTTCATGAACTTTTGAGCTTGGTGAGGTTTCAAACCAAGTTCAGAAGCAGATCTGTTTGTGATGTCTTGCATTCCTGCAGAGTCACCCAAAGCCAAATCTTTTGCTGCTGCTAAAGCGTCAGAGAACTGAACACCGAAAACAGCTTTGAAAGTTTTGTCCATGTCTTTTTCAGAAGTTGTACCGCGTTCAGCAGCTGCAACTGCCCAAGAGTTCAATGCAGAAGCTACTGCAACCGCTTTGTCTTGTTTGAAGCCGTATTCTTTCATCAACTTCTCAGAAGCTCTTTTAACAAGTTGTTTATTCGCGTCAGAGTTCAAAGCCGCGAAGTTTGTGTCAGAAGCTGAAGAAGAAGTTTTGTCATTGATAGCTTGACCGTAGTTAGATTCGCCTGTGTTCGCATTGTATAGAACACCGTTTTTACCTAACCAGTAAGTACCATTGCGGATGTCTTCCCAGAAGAAACCAGTCGTACCTACACCGATAGATGTACCACCCACATAACCCGCGAACTCAGAAACGTCTGCGTAGTATTGGAATTGACCAAGATCGTTGTAAACAGCCGCTTCACCGTTAGCATCGAATTTTACATACCAAAGATCGTCAGAACCGTAACCTTGGCTGTTGTAGTCTGGATCTCTAGTTACAGTGATACGAGTTCCATCAGACGCCAAGAATGTGCAACCAGGAGTCGCTTCTTGAGTTGTACAAACATCGCCGTAAACTGTTTCGTATGGGTAGTAGATAGCTCCGCCGCCACCGCAGGCTGC from the Bdellovibrio bacteriovorus genome contains:
- a CDS encoding sensor histidine kinase — encoded protein: MKESLSNVNPVKLLESHLRRFHPTAFITVVAVIISLLLIRSLFQKESAIDHYFDVACLLVSLSSFVAVVLCFLYLEAQRQANEAIALLEAKSLEAQEQKNIALQSSKMSALGEMVAGMAHEINTPLAAIKMFLSEALYEIENNKTGDTTVVVNFLHKSDATIDRVSKIIKGLRTFSRSGDADPFQNYSVQEAIEDAMILCGDRFNSEGVELRWEIPAETIPIECRPVEITQVLLNLMGNALDAVGKLEEKWIELNVSQTPDFVQMRVTDSGPGIDPLILEKIFQPFFTTKDVGKGTGIGLSVSMGIARSHNGRLFIDPGHVNTSFVIEIPKRQGLQIEDLSLEGII
- a CDS encoding ABC transporter substrate-binding protein, translating into MKTLFNVEEVANMIREGRNLLLAGHESLLNRLPQGSWIGGTIPYFMSESGGIDTNEFIQVVQLPEFVISCRTLSYSSEELYKLPKDYDENGVSFIIIPAFSGVHKRFAQECASFPGLFDSPLLGWVSGFHLEEDSVKKPKVYNGVSGEVHTDRAVVLHAGLSKDKYGKVNILNLFKQGQGDVIRFKSTAFEVTECTVNGQERNFCEYIQEKKIDTQLPLVANYSGAMINVSVMALNENSKSVQLYAPVFSDVEYKFATPVENYEAEFEKVTRDSGLKRPTFACNCILNFLYANLKGKKTANIVGPMTFGEIAYMLLNQTMVYVTFEDR
- a CDS encoding HD domain-containing phosphohydrolase; amino-acid sequence: MMKRILLVEDDEFFRSAVKDFLSKTYEVHEAENGLHAQNLLNDSLEPDAILTDIKMPKMTGIQLLEWVREHKPKIPVVLMTGFSEILETKRAHDLGAKDFIPKPFKSAELLTKMNNILAGVSPWKIDDGKDEDFCSLPVEDFLTERNTQFGIFVRVAANKYIKIAHHGGKIAEDKMRVFKEKGVHFLYVKQADFSSIVGFTVNISKVVNASEKVDESKKLRFVKYTGGLIVQQAFVQGTDKALFNNAKDFLSSSVSVITESEDAMTILDQLNDHNDYLYSHSLGVSMYSVMMAKKMGINSPQTLFKLAMAGLFHNIGFKELPQDVLQKSRFKLSKEERMLIESHPARGKEILESIKGIPTDVIQMTYEHHEDLMGTGYPRRIDKKKIHPLTRIISAADAFCSLTLKNPDNETPLDGAAAVARLRETKQSLLDQDCLKSLASLFSAKQVA